The Populus trichocarpa isolate Nisqually-1 chromosome 18, P.trichocarpa_v4.1, whole genome shotgun sequence genomic interval ACTGGTCTCCTCCCTCACGTACGAGTGAGACCTTGGATTCCATCAGGTGGAAAGTTCTCTGACAAGCATCTGAAACTAATTTGACCATAGTAGAGACACTAGTTGGTATCATATATTAGACTGCTTCAAACACTAATCAACGTCAGATGAAAAGTCAGGTTCCTCGGGCTTCGGTAGTTTTGGCATCTCAACATCCTTGATCTTTTGAGCACCTCTCCTTGTGTTGGCAGCGAATCTGGAAGCTAGTATTGTGACCCCAAGGTTCAGTTTTGCCTGGGAAGGATTTGAACGATCTGAAAAATGAGCCTCATCCTCTTCCTCAGGTTCAGTAGCCTCTCTCTCATTCAATGCAAAGGATTCTGACATGGTGAGATTGTTTTCCACCATCCTTTTCTTGTGCCGACGCCAAGCAGCCTGTATGAAGCAGGCTGCCCATGTCCTCCAATGATGTGAATGATATCGGAATGTATGCTGCAGCCTCTTGCTATGGAGGCGTCTAAATTGGTTGGCAACAAACTTGAGATCTTCTGCTCTCAATACAAAAGCTTCAACTTCATTTAGAGCCTTGACTGTTCGTGTTGATGATGGCAAGTTGAGGGATGATTTTGGATGCAAAGCCCATGAAAGTAGCTCCTCTCCACAAAAATCCCCAGGTTTCAGCATGATAGAATTAAAGAAACCTGTCCTGCCACCGTTGGTAGTGGAACTCTCCAGTTTGCCTCtaataacaaataacatttcTGTCACAGGATCACCCTCACGAACAATATACGTGCCTTCAGTGCTCAGGGAAGAAACTAGACGCTCACATATTGCATCAAGCAGTTGATCATCCATCTGTGAGAAAAAGGGCACCTAGAAACAAGAAAAGCAATTGGATTATAATGCTAACAGAGTGAACTGAATTGATTACCATATCCAATCAAGGTTTATCAACTTATGGAAGCATAATCAGATTATGTAcagaatcaaaatcaagattcaAGACTCAAGACCCAAAAATTAATATCTAAAGCAGAACTTCCTAGGAAAAAGATGCATTTGATTGATGAACATATTGATGATTTTCTACTTGACATACGTCCATCTAGTACAATTCCCTAATACTGTTTGTGAAAAACTGCATTCAGGACCTCACAATGATTAATTCATAGAgtataataaagaaagaaacccATGCTCAAATCAGAGAAGAAGGCTCATATATAACAAAAGTCAAACTAGAACATAAAAGCCATCATGAAATTCCACTCTGAAATACCTATGCAGCTCAGCACCCTATATCGGGGCAGAAATGACTAAAGACAAACAGACACGAGTGTTTTCACCTCTAAAAGATTAAATATTCAGATAGAGACATACACGTCGAACAAGGTCCAAACATAGGTGGCGCTGGATATCACGTCTAAGATCAGCAGGTAGGCCACGTAGTATGGATTCTTCATTGACTCCTCGAGTTGCAAGCCACTTGTATTGAACAAAACGTCGAACCCGTTTCCTCAGATCTTCAGGGAGTTGGCGATGCTTCATCCATTCCTCAGTATCTCTTCGCTTGAGTCTCCATTCTTCCAGTCTCACAGTGAGAGATTGAAGATATGTCTACGTCATAAAACAGATGTGAAATCATTAAACCAGGTCATAAAGTAATAAATATAAATGCTGCCAGTAGATTATTATCCAGCCAAAGTAGGATAACACGAAATACTTAGAGAGGCAATCTTTATTCTTCAGAACTTCTGCATGAAGAGACCATTCATTCGCCTTCAACTTGCAATATCTTGATAACAAGTGAAGACTTTGCACCAGAAAAAAGGCTCTTTAAAGTAACAGATAAAAGATTAACACAAGGGGGGTCCATTTGGCTTTCAAAAGTTTGTTCAAaagtttctttaaatatttagttGAGACAGAAAGATCAAGGCAACATCAAAAGTACTAAGCTATGAAAAGAGGGGCGAAAAGGATTTAGCAGTGGTACTAAAATAGAACCTGACAAGATGATATCTTATCTCTTACTAAAGCAATTGGTAAACAAGGACAgacaaagaagagaaaaggttcATCACAGGTCAATCAGTCAAAGACATATATTGGAAGATGGTAGCGTGGCTTCTGAATTCTAAATGAAGTTCATCACAGTCATGAAAACCATCAAGTGGGTCCCAGAAATACCTCGACATATGAGACAAGAAAATTACTAAATAGCAATTATAGTTGACAGCCTGCCTTCCCACCTCCTAATTAAACATTGAAGATGATATACTGCATATTGTTTATACTAATAAGATGGAACAAGTTTGGGAACAAGAAGAAGGAGAACTTTAGCAAACGCCATGAAGAGATGTCTTCAAAgttcagaaaaaagaaagaaagaaataccaGGAAATGGAAAAGTCAGACAAAAAGAGAAAGCAAGTTGGAAGATTGAGAGGTGGAAACTCAAACATAAAGCACTAATGATACCTGCATATTGCCAATCAAATGGGCAAATAAAACAAGACCCAAGATTGAAATGAGTACGGCAAATGATGTCTCCCCAATAAATGTGCTAGTTGACAAATTCTGTCCATATGAACTGAAATAAGAAAGTATAAGACATTAGCTACCATAGCCCATGCTCACataagtttcttaatttttgagtTTAGAGAATACATTAAGATAGCAAATATTTAGTCAATTATCTGGTACATCAAATGTTCTATTCAACAATAATAAGCATCTTGTCGTATTCCAATATGATTTTCAAAGTTGGGGACCTAGGTGTcagattttaaaagaataaaaaaaatctaaacattaAAAAGGCATAATTAATCCGAAAAACTACAGTATGGCCACTTCTTCCAGATAACCAAAAGAACAGGGAATATCAAGCCATCAATCAACACACTGAAGCAGTTATTTTGATATTCAAATGCTACCAGAATGCATTCTACTCATTCTAACATCCAGTTCCTCTGTTTGTGGTATGTAGTTGAACTATgtgcttgggttttttttacacTCTAAATACATGTTTCATAACATACTTACAGTATTCTGTCTAGGGATGAATGGGGTAAAGTGAGGTCTACACTCCTGACTGCCCTTTTATCACTCCTTAGCTTCAATTTGACCACATATTTGTTCCAGTATGCATTCTCTCCAGTTAATCAAAACTTTTCTTTGACTATGACTCTCTCCCTATTGCGTCATGTGCAGATGGTGTGGTTCATGAGAGAAGTCAAAGGCCAGATTTGTGGCAAATCTCAAACGGTGTTCCAAGCCATATAGATGAAGAGGAATAAGagaccttttctttcttcttctttcaatttactGAAAACTACAACGCACGCACATTCCCTATGTAATGAGGTTACCTTTTCCCCTTAAATTgtcaatatattaaattatatccaaattatatttaaaataaatcaattaattaaaccagTAACATATATTGTGGAAATCAGTCTCAAAATCAGTTAGGATCTTAAAGAAATCTTAGTATATATGGTTTAGGAAAGAGAATCTGGTATAACTATCCAGATTCTCTAGATTATTGCTTTCTAGTGTAGTGTAGGATACTTTCCTATCTAGTATTTATTTCCTGTTTTGAGGGTTAGTAGGTTAGCTTCTCTTCCCTATTTATTGTACAAACATACTGCTAGTAatatgaagaaaagagaaagacttCTCTCAAAAttcttcatggtatcagagcctactCTTGAACCCTAATCTGTTTCTCTAAGGCATGGCAACAGCAGGACAAAGCTCTCTCTCTGAGGTGACCTCACAGCCAGGAACAGCCTCTTATGGTAGCCTTTCAGGAGGCACTGAAGGCACATCACACCAAATCACAGGACACAAACTCAATGGATATAATTATCTTCAATGGTCATCATCAGTCGTGATGTTTATTTGTGGAAAGGGCAGAGATGACTACCTCACAGGGGATATCATCATACCAGAAAAGAATGATACCATGTTCCGAACATGGAAGACTGAAAATCATATGGTAATGTCATGGCTGATCAATTCAATGACCAATGAAATTGGAGAAAATTTTCTCCTATATGGAACAGCAAAGGAAATCTGGGAAGCAGCAAGAGAAACCTACTCAAGTTCTGAAAATACATCAGAACTATTTGAGATTGAGGCAATGTTACATGATCTACGCCAAGGAGAACTTTCTATTACTCAATACTTCAACACTCTCTGCCGTCATTGGCAGCACCTAAATATGTTTGAAATTCACAGCTGGAATTGCCCTGAAGATACAGTCCTATATATAAGAATTGTTGAGCAGAAAAGaacttttaaatttcttcttgGGCTCAACAAGAACCTTGATGAAGTCAGAGGAAGAATAATGGGAACCAAACCTCTTCCAAATCTCAGAGAAGTATTCTCTGAGGTTAGACGTGTAGAAAGTAGAAAGAAAGTAATGATAGGACCTCACAACTCAGCTCATATAATGGAAGGATCTGCCCTTGCTGCTCGAGGCTATTCAAACAGCAACTATGATAACCGACAGAGGAAAGGAAGACCCTGGTGTGATCACTGCAACAAACCAGGACATGTCAAGGAAAACTGCTGGAAGATTCATGGCAAACCTGCTGATTGGAAaccatcaaaatcaataaatgacAAAGATAGACGTGCCCACAATGTTATCTTAGATAACAACTGAGATAAGAACACCATTCTGCCAACAGAAACAAGTCCTTTCAGCAAGGAACAGCTTGAGATCTTACAGAAACTCTTCAGTCAGAATTCACTATCTCAACCAAGTATGTCAGCCTCTGGTTCTGGATCTGGTCTGTCAGCACAAAAAGGTAAATTTTCAACAGCCCTTACTGTTAGTAAGAAACACTCAAGCCCTTGGATCATCGACTCCGGAGCATCAGACCATATGACAAGAGATGCCACTCTTCTTAATGAATACAATCGGTGCACTAATAATTCTACAGTCCGTATAGTTGATGGGTCTTCCTCCCAAGTAAAGGGAATAGGGCTGAGTAGACTCTCAAGGGACATGATCCTAAACTCTATTCTCCATGTTCCTAACCTAGACTGCAACTTACTCTCAATTAGCAAATTGACTCGTGACCTTAATTGTGTTGCTAAATTCTTTCCTCATTTGTGTATATTTCAGGATTTGGATACGGGGAAGAAGATTGGCAGTGCTAAGATGTGTTCTGGGCTCTATCTGCTCAAAAGTGAGATTCCTCTAAAGCAAACTCGAAACAGAAGCTATGTATCATCCAAGGGTCAATTAGctttaaattttcatgtcaaTAAAGATAGTGAAGTTCTGTTATGGCACTATCGTCTTGGTCATCCAAACTTCATGTACCTTGAAAAGTTGTTTCCATCCTTCTTTTCCAATAAAAGCTCACAATCCTTCAAATGTGAAATATGTCAACTCTCTAAACATGTTCGTAGTAGCTATCCCACCATTTCATATAAACCATCACATCCATTTGCAATGATTCATAGTGATGTATGGGGCCCCTCACAAGTGCACAATATAACTGGAACTCGGTGGTTTGTCTCCTTTGTTGATGATCACACTAGATTGACTTGGTTATTccttatgaaagaaaaatctgaAGTCAGCCAGATTTTCCAAAACTTCCATGCCATGATACAAACCCAATTCCAGACTAAAATCCAAATCCTAAAAAACTGATAATGccaaagaatatttcaattctAGCCTTAATACTTATTGTCTAAATCAAGGCATTATCCATATAAGCTCTTGTGTTAacactccacaacaaaatggagtgGCTGAAAGGAAGAATAGACATCTGTTGGAAGTTGCTAGATCCCTTATGCTCTCTACTCATGTGCCAAAACAATTCTGGGGAGAAGTTGTACTCACAGCAACTTATCTCATCAACAGAATGCCTTCCAGAGTTCTAAGCTTCAGAACTCCCAGCCAAGTCCTTCTACAAGCCTTTCCACACACCAAACTACTCTCTTCCTTAGACCCTAAAGTATTTGGCTGCTCAGTGTTTGTTCATATACACCATAGAGGAAAATTAGACCCTACCTCTCTCAAGTGCATTTTTATAGGATACTCTCCACACCAAAAGGGTTATAAATGTTACTCTCCTGTTCTCAAAAAGGTCTATACCTCTATGGATGTCACATTTTTTGAACACCAAGCATATTATCCCAAGTCTGATCTTCAGGGGGCAACCATGAGAGTATCAGAATTGGTATATACAATCTGATCATGTAATTAACTCAGGAGACAACCAACAGAGTCTTGTCCAAAGTCATTTGAGTCCTTACACTACACCTCCAACCTCAATCCAATCAGTCCCAGCACCACCAGCCTTAGTCCAATCTCCTGACCAGATTCATCCTACACCAAAACAGATCACAAATCATGAGCTTCTTACTTATTCTAGAAGGAAAAAACTTGGAAAGGAGATAGAGCACACAATACCTCTTGCACATGACCAAGATTCAGAATCAAGTCCAGATTCTGCCCCAATATACTCGGGTATGGAAACTTCTGACTGTGAGAATACTGCCTCTGTTATTGACGATTCAAATATTCCAATTGCTTTGAGAAAGGGTGTTAGATCATGCACAAGTCATCCCATCAGCAAATTTGTTTCATATGAAGGGTTATCACCAACCTATCATGCATTTGTTTCAGCCATTGACAGTGTACAGATTCCTAAGTCTATTGAAGAAGCTCTCAAAGATTCAGGGTGGAGAAAGGCAGTGAGTGATGAAATCAGTGCCTTAAACAAGAATAGAACTTGGGAAATTTCTGAACTTCCACCTGGAAAGAAACCAGTTGGGTGTAAATGGTTATTTACTATCAAACATAAGGCTGATGGAAGTATTGAAAGGTTAAAAGCTCGTCTGGTTGCAAAAGGGTTTACTCAGTCCTATGGAATAGATTATCAAGAAACATTTGCTCCAGTGGCCAAACTTAATACAATCAGAGTGCTTCTATCCCTAGCAGCTAACCAAGACTGGCCATTACATCAACTAGACATCAAAAATGCTTTCTTTAATGGAGACTTGGAAGAAGAAGTATACATGGAGATTCCTCCAGGACTAGAAACATCCTCTAATTTCAACAGAGTATGCAGACTGAAAAAATCACTATATGGACTCAAGCAATCCCCTCGGgcatggtttgacagatttACAAAGACAGTAGCACAGTATGGATATTCCTAATGCCAAGCAGACCACACACTGTTTGTAAAAACCTCTCCAGAAAAGGAAATAGCAATCCTAATAGTATATGTGGATGACATCATCTTAACTGGGGATTATGAGGAAGAACTGGTGAGACTGAAGATACTCTTAGCCAAGGAATTTGAGATCAAAGACCTTGGGTATCTCAAATACTTCCTTGGCATGGAAGTGGCAAGGTCAAGGAAAGGTATATATGTTTCTCAACGAAAATATGTCTTGGATCTGCTAAAAGAAACAGGAATGCTTGGATGCAAACCTGCAGACACTCCAATGGATTCAACAAAGAAGATAGGAGCAGAAAATGATAGTATACCAGTGGATAGGGGGAGATATCAAAGACTTGTGGGTCGACTCATCTATCTCTCACATACCAGACCTGATATTGGCTTTGCAGTCAGTTTTGTAAGCCAATTCATGAACAACCCGACAGAAGATCATATGGCAGCAGTTAATAGAATCTTGAGGTACCTAAAAATGACTCCTGGTAGAGGCCTTCTATACAAGAAATGTGACAGCAGAAATATTGAAATCTACACAGATGCAGACTGGGCAGGAAACATTATAGATAGGAGATCTACTTCTGGATATTGCTCCCATGTTTGGGGAAATCTAGTAACTTGGAGAAGCAAGAAACAACATGTGGTATCTAGAAGCAGTGCAGAATCTGAGCTGAGAGCTCTAGCTCTTGGTATCTGTGAAGGGATGTGGATACACAGATTACTTAAATAACTTGGCTTGGAATCATTGACACCTATCCAAATGCATTGTGATAACAAGCAGCCATAAGCATAGCAAAGAATCCAGTTCATCATGACAGGACAGGCACATTGAAATAGATCGACACTTCATCACAGAAAAGATTGAGAAGAACATTGTTCACCTTACCTACACTCCAACAAGATCTCAGATTGCAGACATCCTCACCAAAGCTCTACCAAGAACTAATTTTGAAGAATTGAGTCACAAGCTGGGCATGTATAACATATACAACCcagcttgagggggagtgtGGAAATCAGTCTCAAAATCAGTTAGGATCTTAGAGAAATCTTAGTATATATGGTTTAGGAAAGAGAATCTGGTATTAACTATCCAGATTCTCTAGATTATTGCTTTCTAGTTTAGTGTAGGATACTTTCCTATCtagtatttatttcttgttttgaggGTTAGTAGGTTAGCTTCTCTTCCCTATTTATTGTACAAACATACTGCTAGTAatatgaagaaaagagaaagacttCTCTCAAAATTCTTCATATATCAAATAGATGTCGGAAAAAAGTAACCTTTTTCAaagatagtccacatcaatacACCGATGTCTGACAATTGTACATGTTAATGCAAATTAGCATTGGGATATCTATATCATTTcttccatataattaaataataataaactgaATATTCTATTCTAGTATCATAATTGAGGCCATATAATATTTGGAAGAAGATCTTGCAATAGAGAGATTCAATCATGCAATGAAATTGAAACCAAATTGAGATACAAAATTCTGAATGTATGGTGTGTGCAAAAGTATACCTTAGCTGCTGTAAACCCCACCACAAGCAATACAAATACTTCTCAATAAAGTTGGAGGATAcgacattttttttaactgcaTTTTCAAATATGCCATATTTGAACTCTATGTCATTATCAGGATCACAGTTCTTGAAAACACTTGTACCCCTTGCCCAGGCCTTGTGTTCGCCATCGTTAAAAGTATCACAATCCAGATAAGCGAGCAAGCATTTGACAggactattttcttttctacatTGTGATTTCCAGCATGACGTATACCTATCAATTGATAGCAAATACCATGAAGCCCCTAAAACCTGCATAAAAAAGAGAagtaatgataagaaaaaaaaattgaagtcgTAGCACTGGAAAAACCAAGCGTGTAGCAACAACAAGAAGACAAAATCAAACATACATGGCTGGCCAACATGTATAGTAGCAGATTATATGCAGCCCCAGCCCAAGCTGTCCTGGTAACCACTCCAGTTGCTTTAATAATTTCTGAGCTCAATGGAAAAATGAGATATAATCTGGGAACATATTGTAGCAGAACAATTAAAGCAAGGGCATTGTTCTTATGATCAGTTCGAGAGCTTCTTGTTGCTGGTATAACGAACCATATGACAATCTGCAgtaaatttcaatcaattatgCTTTCCTTTTATATAGGTCAGACTTATGAAACAGATGCgactaaaaaattcaacatttaCAAATTGAAACTAACAATAGTGCAGATGAGGAAGCTAAGCAGGTTTGCCTTCGTAATGTTTTCAGATGCAGGAATGTATTTCAAAAACAAGCAAGCAATAATACCTACGGATAGAAGTCATAAGAGAGGCAAATTTTTACTTCATTGCATGGTTTTCTGGCTTGTTTGAGTTTCTTTCATTTCCTCTCTAAAATGTTTGCCTGATAGAAACAGCAGGAAAGTTCACAAATGATGCccattgtcaaagtaaactcaGTTATAATTCACACCATCTGCCACACTATTTATTAATCTTGGAAGCCAAGATGCTGCAAGTCTTAAGCTTCTTCTAAAAAAACTGGTCTCTCCACAAACATCCCGGTCACCCTTCcctgaagaaaataaaagaacccATAATACCTTGGCAATCTACTTATACCTCTGCAATTTAACCCACCATCAATTTGCTTTTGATAGTTTCCTTTTCCCATCCTGCgccattttggattttatatatatatatgagatattTTGAGATCAAATCATTCCCATAGCCAAACATATTTCGAGTTCACCTATTCAGCTTTTCT includes:
- the LOC7461611 gene encoding cyclic nucleotide-gated ion channel 17; amino-acid sequence: MELKKEKLVMFYSDGKHDKEILWGKNDPIRLEKSSSVDKVSSSLLKADNMIVGGRNKLNGNSEIGRSKVFPEDLAPWRQRILDPGSDIVLRWNKIFLFSCLMALFVDPLYFYLPTVGGAGESSCVNTDFKLRIVVTFFRTIADLFYWLHMLIKFRTAYVAPSSRVFGRGELVMDPKKIARRYIRSDFFIDLIATLPLPQIVIWFVIPATRSSRTDHKNNALALIVLLQYVPRLYLIFPLSSEIIKATGVVTRTAWAGAAYNLLLYMLASHVLGASWYLLSIDRYTSCWKSQCRKENSPVKCLLAYLDCDTFNDGEHKAWARGTSVFKNCDPDNDIEFKYGIFENAVKKNVVSSNFIEKYLYCLWWGLQQLSSYGQNLSTSTFIGETSFAVLISILGLVLFAHLIGNMQTYLQSLTVRLEEWRLKRRDTEEWMKHRQLPEDLRKRVRRFVQYKWLATRGVNEESILRGLPADLRRDIQRHLCLDLVRRVPFFSQMDDQLLDAICERLVSSLSTEGTYIVREGDPVTEMLFVIRGKLESSTTNGGRTGFFNSIMLKPGDFCGEELLSWALHPKSSLNLPSSTRTVKALNEVEAFVLRAEDLKFVANQFRRLHSKRLQHTFRYHSHHWRTWAACFIQAAWRRHKKRMVENNLTMSESFALNEREATEPEEEDEAHFSDRSNPSQAKLNLGVTILASRFAANTRRGAQKIKDVEMPKLPKPEEPDFSSDVD